The Variovorax paradoxus genome window below encodes:
- a CDS encoding SDR family oxidoreductase, producing MTSTTHPQAAAPAVSTSLAGKTVVVVGGKSGIGFGVAQAARAAGATAVVASRRLSSPQERPDLAGFQQVSLDIRDESSVRAAFDAIGVFDHLVVTAAPDLGTWGAFMDADMSGARSYMEGKYLGSWACARHGSPHLNAGGTITFLTGGMAVRPKVGFTAVTSAFAAVEALSGSLAIELAPTRVNTIRPGFIDTDMWAFLPAEHRDGLRKKVEETFPARRAGKPEDVGHAAVFLMTNPYVTGTVLEVAGGENLVASVS from the coding sequence ATGACTTCAACAACCCACCCGCAAGCCGCGGCACCCGCCGTATCCACCTCCCTGGCAGGTAAGACGGTCGTCGTCGTCGGCGGCAAGTCCGGCATCGGCTTCGGCGTGGCGCAGGCCGCGCGGGCAGCGGGCGCGACGGCAGTCGTCGCCAGCCGCCGCCTCTCGTCGCCGCAGGAGCGTCCGGATCTCGCCGGCTTCCAGCAGGTGAGCCTGGATATCCGCGACGAGTCGAGCGTGAGAGCGGCGTTCGACGCCATCGGCGTGTTCGACCACCTGGTCGTCACCGCCGCGCCCGATCTCGGCACCTGGGGCGCGTTCATGGACGCGGACATGAGCGGCGCGCGCAGCTACATGGAGGGCAAGTACCTGGGCAGCTGGGCCTGCGCCCGCCATGGCTCGCCGCACCTGAACGCCGGCGGCACGATCACATTCCTGACCGGCGGCATGGCCGTGCGGCCGAAGGTCGGCTTCACCGCCGTCACATCGGCGTTCGCCGCGGTGGAGGCGCTGTCGGGCTCGCTCGCGATCGAGCTCGCACCCACCCGCGTGAACACGATTCGCCCCGGCTTCATCGACACCGACATGTGGGCCTTCCTGCCGGCCGAACATCGCGACGGCCTGCGCAAGAAGGTGGAAGAGACCTTCCCCGCGCGGCGCGCGGGAAAGCCTGAGGACGTGGGCCATGCCGCAGTCTTCCTCATGACCAATCCGTACGTGACCGGCACCGTGCTCGAGGTGGCCGGCGGCGAGAACCTGGTCGCCAGCGTTTCCTGA
- a CDS encoding polysaccharide deacetylase family protein: protein MTEFDLSLRGADGLRTGRRSFLAQAGGAVAGAIATGALLGDAHAQSAGTPAGRAPDGATPAASRGGKGLWPNGARLAVSVSMMFEGGGQPISGAAGPIPIPIDKGVPDLPTNAFFAYGRYEGIPRALDLFDKHRIKVSSFMIGEAIKNAPDLAQEIVRRGHEAAAHGPTWSNSYNLSRSDEKRFIAESAEIIHKVTGQQPVGWNAFFLRNSVHILETLQELGFVYHIDEPSRDEPFIIPVNGKDFVTVPYTFHLNDISAYPFEGYNPIAYEQALKDEFDQLYEEGANGRRMMLVGFHDRINGHANRIRVLDRFFTYARSKPDVWFARKDEIARWVLAHREDTPIVQRGPAAISGLPGPD, encoded by the coding sequence ATGACCGAATTCGATCTTTCCTTACGCGGCGCCGACGGGTTGCGAACGGGCCGCCGCTCCTTCCTGGCCCAGGCCGGCGGCGCCGTGGCCGGCGCGATCGCCACGGGCGCGCTGCTGGGCGATGCGCACGCGCAGTCCGCCGGCACGCCCGCGGGCCGCGCGCCCGACGGCGCGACACCGGCCGCCTCCCGCGGCGGTAAGGGCCTCTGGCCGAACGGTGCTCGCCTGGCGGTGAGCGTCTCGATGATGTTCGAGGGCGGCGGCCAGCCCATCTCGGGTGCCGCGGGGCCGATCCCGATTCCGATCGACAAAGGCGTGCCCGACCTGCCGACCAACGCCTTCTTCGCCTATGGCCGCTATGAAGGCATCCCGCGCGCGCTGGACCTGTTCGACAAGCACCGCATCAAGGTGTCGTCGTTCATGATCGGCGAGGCCATAAAGAACGCCCCCGACTTGGCCCAGGAGATCGTGCGCCGCGGCCACGAGGCGGCCGCTCACGGGCCCACCTGGAGCAATTCGTACAACCTCTCGCGCAGCGACGAGAAGCGCTTCATCGCGGAATCGGCCGAGATCATCCACAAGGTCACGGGCCAGCAGCCGGTGGGCTGGAACGCGTTCTTCTTGCGCAACTCGGTGCACATCCTCGAGACGCTGCAGGAACTCGGCTTCGTGTATCACATCGACGAGCCGAGCCGTGATGAGCCGTTCATCATTCCGGTCAACGGCAAGGACTTCGTGACGGTGCCGTATACGTTCCACCTGAACGACATCTCGGCCTACCCGTTCGAGGGCTACAACCCGATCGCCTACGAGCAGGCGTTGAAAGACGAATTCGACCAGCTCTACGAAGAAGGCGCGAATGGGCGGCGCATGATGCTTGTGGGATTCCACGACCGCATTAACGGACACGCCAACCGCATCCGGGTGCTGGATCGGTTCTTCACCTACGCGCGTTCCAAGCCGGACGTGTGGTTCGCGCGCAAGGACGAGATCGCCCGCTGGGTGCTGGCGCATCGCGAGGACACGCCTATCGTGCAGCGCGGCCCGGCCGCCATCTCGGGCCTGCCCGGGCCAGATTGA
- a CDS encoding tripartite tricarboxylate transporter substrate binding protein, protein MPVPLKVIAVGSLACSLAAVAMPAPAEETYPAKPITLVVPFATGGSADILARVLGNVVGELLKQSIIVDNRSGAGGLVGTSLVAKAPADGYTLLLATDSLYAINPALYGKKAEEAISALTPVVHLAEAPLVIAINNESPANDFPSFLAWARSSPKPLSFGTPGIGTDHHLLGELISKATKAPLNHVPYRGAGAALGDLAGKQIDSLITLVSTAQPMLSAGRIKLIGVASTQPYAPLPQLSPIGQTLKGTDMLVSYSLMAPASTPPAVVAKLNEAFNEAMKRPIVSSKLSELGLTPTGGSPKVFAERMKSERKQREGIVRDANVRLVE, encoded by the coding sequence ATGCCAGTTCCTTTAAAGGTCATCGCTGTCGGCTCACTTGCTTGCAGCTTGGCGGCAGTTGCAATGCCTGCACCGGCGGAAGAGACCTATCCCGCAAAGCCGATCACGCTCGTCGTGCCCTTTGCGACGGGAGGAAGCGCCGACATCCTCGCACGTGTGCTAGGGAACGTCGTCGGGGAGTTGCTCAAGCAATCCATCATCGTAGACAACCGGTCGGGGGCTGGCGGCTTGGTCGGCACGAGCCTGGTAGCGAAGGCACCTGCAGATGGATACACCCTACTTCTCGCAACAGACAGCTTGTACGCCATCAACCCAGCGCTGTACGGGAAGAAAGCTGAAGAAGCAATATCTGCCCTGACTCCAGTGGTGCATCTCGCCGAGGCCCCGCTGGTGATCGCCATCAACAATGAATCGCCAGCGAACGATTTCCCCAGCTTTCTTGCGTGGGCTAGATCGAGCCCTAAGCCGCTCAGCTTCGGGACTCCTGGGATCGGCACCGACCATCATCTGCTCGGAGAGCTCATCAGCAAAGCTACCAAGGCGCCGTTGAATCATGTGCCATACCGGGGTGCGGGCGCGGCCCTTGGCGACTTAGCCGGCAAGCAGATCGATTCGCTCATCACCCTGGTTTCAACCGCGCAACCTATGTTGAGCGCGGGTCGAATCAAGCTGATCGGGGTGGCGTCGACGCAGCCCTATGCACCGCTACCGCAGCTATCTCCAATCGGGCAGACCCTCAAAGGCACAGACATGCTCGTCAGCTACAGCTTGATGGCACCTGCCAGTACGCCGCCGGCGGTTGTGGCCAAGCTGAATGAAGCTTTCAACGAGGCGATGAAGCGTCCAATTGTCAGCAGCAAACTCTCGGAACTGGGCCTCACACCCACAGGAGGATCGCCCAAGGTCTTCGCCGAGCGAATGAAGTCCGAGAGGAAACAGCGCGAAGGTATCGTCCGTGACGCCAACGTGAGGCTTGTCGAATAG
- a CDS encoding LysR family transcriptional regulator, translating to MDRFQELTAFAAVVEAGGFSAAARRIGESQSAVSKSVGALERRLGAQLLNRTTRSVTPTEAGRRYHERIKPLLDEMSQVDGELMSSMGELSGLVRIAASTTFGRLHVLPIVPRLLALHPKLRLELKLTDGVQDLLTEGIDLAIRISPLRSPDAVVKRVATTSLVCVGSRYYFERHGVPKTPEDLVHHNCIVYNGIDQWTFSRPEGPFSVRVGGNLASNTVDTILSAVQAGVGIGMFYRASFTDDLRAAGVVTVLDQFIGETRDVSLIWPNRKFIPARVRQVTDYFAAGLAERV from the coding sequence ATGGATCGATTCCAGGAGCTGACCGCCTTCGCGGCGGTTGTCGAGGCCGGCGGTTTCTCGGCCGCCGCCCGCCGCATCGGCGAATCCCAGTCGGCGGTCAGCAAGTCCGTCGGCGCGCTGGAGCGGAGGCTGGGCGCGCAGCTGCTCAACCGCACCACGCGCAGCGTGACCCCGACGGAGGCCGGGAGGCGGTACCACGAGCGCATCAAGCCGCTGCTGGACGAGATGTCGCAGGTGGACGGCGAGCTCATGAGCAGCATGGGGGAGCTTTCGGGACTGGTGCGGATCGCGGCGTCGACCACCTTCGGCCGCCTCCACGTGCTGCCCATCGTGCCGCGACTGCTGGCGCTGCATCCGAAGCTCCGCTTGGAGCTCAAGCTCACGGATGGCGTGCAGGACCTGCTGACCGAGGGCATCGACCTAGCCATCCGCATCAGCCCGCTGCGCAGCCCCGACGCCGTGGTCAAGCGCGTGGCCACCACGTCGCTGGTCTGTGTGGGGTCGCGCTACTACTTCGAGCGGCACGGGGTGCCGAAGACGCCCGAGGACCTCGTGCACCACAACTGCATCGTCTATAACGGCATCGACCAGTGGACGTTCAGCCGGCCCGAGGGGCCGTTCAGCGTGCGCGTAGGCGGAAACCTCGCCTCCAACACCGTCGACACGATCCTGTCGGCAGTGCAGGCCGGCGTGGGCATCGGGATGTTCTACCGGGCTTCGTTCACCGATGACCTGCGCGCGGCGGGCGTCGTGACAGTGCTAGATCAGTTCATCGGCGAAACCCGGGATGTCAGCCTCATCTGGCCCAACCGAAAGTTCATTCCGGCACGCGTGCGCCAGGTGACCGACTACTTCGCGGCCGGTCTAGCGGAACGCGTCTGA
- a CDS encoding 3-isopropylmalate dehydratase: MEKINFSGRILFLAEDPHLIERQLQGEDLRLAEAGKLRDDVSTDEITPGWTCFYVDETLGRYPYVGLTCGGRRPVQADDVKRGGFTVTVAGARYGKGSSREASPYAERVAGIRLVIAKKFERIYRQNCHNLGIYTSNDFALIDRIQAGEEIPVAELVEGLDSVTTEILWRGGLFNFTKARQNGQIELPRAELPMKPMSFVEKIMARSALSASAGAEASQQIHFLRVDWRYSHDYVTGMCAAFMEKAMGSRVQLHDVSSIKCFADHLVYVPQTMSAEKRAMGLLDSAMAMGVMQHKFCERYGVQLHHHAPGRSGAEGICHSIMTERYVLPGQVAIGTDSHTPHCGALGAFAFGVGATEMANAWITGDVRVATPKVCRVRLDGRLNAHVDAKDVVLHLLQLDEIKSGALVGLVFEYCGEAVLHMTTDARATLTNMVAEIGGMTGLIAPDDETVRFLRERRGVDFVLEDWMHSDAEALYAHEIVVDCSSLTPMVALPGDPGQGVPVSSLEAAVPVDIAYGGSCTGGKFEDIAAYHEVLAWGVERGLRIASGVQFFLQFGSQDVRRRSEQAGFVQLFKDLGVQLVDPGCGACINAGPGASERAEQITISAINRNFPGRSGPGALWLGSPSTVAASALAGRILSFDQLRDQVES, translated from the coding sequence ATGGAAAAGATAAATTTCTCCGGCCGAATCCTCTTCCTGGCTGAGGATCCCCACCTTATCGAGCGGCAGCTCCAAGGCGAAGATCTCCGCCTTGCAGAGGCCGGGAAGCTGCGCGACGATGTGTCGACCGATGAAATCACGCCGGGCTGGACGTGCTTCTACGTCGACGAAACCTTGGGACGCTACCCCTACGTCGGATTGACGTGCGGCGGCAGGCGACCGGTTCAGGCCGATGACGTGAAACGCGGTGGCTTCACGGTCACAGTCGCCGGCGCCCGCTATGGAAAAGGATCCTCGCGAGAGGCAAGTCCTTACGCGGAGCGCGTGGCAGGAATCCGCCTTGTGATCGCAAAAAAGTTTGAGCGCATCTACCGTCAGAACTGCCACAACCTAGGGATCTACACCTCAAATGACTTTGCACTGATCGATCGCATTCAGGCAGGAGAAGAAATCCCTGTTGCCGAGCTCGTCGAAGGCCTCGACTCGGTCACGACTGAAATCCTCTGGCGTGGAGGGCTCTTCAATTTCACCAAAGCGCGTCAGAACGGCCAGATTGAATTACCCCGAGCCGAACTCCCAATGAAGCCCATGAGCTTTGTCGAAAAAATCATGGCACGTTCAGCGCTCAGCGCTTCGGCGGGTGCTGAAGCCAGTCAGCAGATTCATTTCCTTCGCGTCGACTGGCGCTACTCCCATGACTACGTGACAGGCATGTGTGCTGCGTTCATGGAGAAGGCCATGGGCTCCCGAGTGCAGCTGCACGATGTCTCGTCCATCAAATGCTTCGCTGACCATCTCGTCTACGTGCCGCAGACGATGTCGGCCGAAAAACGAGCAATGGGACTGCTCGACTCCGCGATGGCCATGGGCGTCATGCAGCACAAATTCTGCGAGCGCTATGGCGTACAGCTTCACCACCACGCCCCGGGCCGCAGCGGCGCCGAAGGTATCTGCCACTCGATCATGACCGAGCGCTACGTCTTGCCGGGACAAGTGGCAATTGGCACCGACTCGCACACGCCGCACTGTGGAGCGCTCGGCGCGTTCGCGTTCGGCGTCGGAGCGACTGAGATGGCCAATGCCTGGATCACCGGCGACGTAAGAGTAGCCACGCCCAAAGTATGCCGCGTCAGGCTCGACGGTCGCCTCAACGCCCACGTCGATGCCAAGGATGTCGTCCTGCATTTGCTGCAGCTCGACGAGATCAAGAGCGGCGCTCTTGTCGGCCTAGTCTTCGAGTACTGCGGAGAGGCCGTGTTGCACATGACCACCGATGCCCGAGCGACGCTGACCAACATGGTGGCCGAGATCGGCGGAATGACCGGCCTGATCGCCCCGGACGATGAGACGGTGAGATTTCTGCGCGAGCGCCGGGGCGTGGATTTTGTCTTGGAAGATTGGATGCACAGCGATGCAGAGGCACTGTATGCCCACGAGATCGTCGTCGACTGTTCCAGCCTCACGCCGATGGTTGCACTGCCTGGAGACCCAGGTCAGGGCGTTCCAGTCTCTTCTCTGGAGGCCGCCGTCCCGGTGGACATTGCCTATGGTGGATCTTGCACCGGCGGCAAGTTCGAGGACATCGCGGCTTATCACGAAGTACTCGCTTGGGGCGTCGAGCGCGGACTGCGGATCGCATCCGGGGTTCAGTTCTTCCTACAGTTCGGCAGCCAGGACGTTAGGCGTCGAAGTGAGCAAGCAGGGTTCGTACAGTTGTTCAAGGACCTCGGGGTCCAGCTTGTCGATCCGGGTTGTGGTGCTTGCATCAATGCGGGGCCCGGTGCATCCGAGCGGGCCGAGCAGATCACCATCAGCGCGATCAATCGCAATTTCCCCGGGCGCTCAGGGCCTGGCGCGCTTTGGTTAGGGAGTCCATCGACTGTTGCCGCGAGTGCGCTCGCCGGGCGGATCTTGAGTTTCGATCAGCTTCGCGATCAGGTGGAGTCCTGA
- a CDS encoding LysR family transcriptional regulator → MRSDFDPYTLRLFLSVCEEGSIVRCADREATVASAVSKRMASLESQVGLTLLRRGARGMEATEAGQALARHAREVLGSMERMRTAMSDLAHGGEGSVTILSGLAPLSSSLPQDIVTVLQQHQSLKIRLKQAASTEMVRLVREGSADLGICWDAADLSELEAIPYREDHACVVVQNRHPLSRRSSVAFSETLDYEHISAMPGSMMEIMLRRYAAVTGKSIAAHIEVQSFEAVVRIAAAGFGVAILTAEVAEPFARDLPVKLIPLSDQWARRRFVICFRKEPYVSRAALLVAEALRQRLTE, encoded by the coding sequence ATGCGATCAGACTTCGACCCGTACACGCTTCGCCTTTTTCTTTCTGTGTGCGAGGAGGGAAGCATCGTCAGGTGCGCAGACCGTGAGGCTACTGTGGCGTCTGCAGTCAGCAAGCGAATGGCTTCGCTGGAAAGCCAGGTTGGACTTACCCTGTTGCGCCGCGGCGCTCGAGGAATGGAGGCAACGGAAGCCGGCCAAGCGCTCGCACGGCACGCCCGGGAGGTGCTAGGCAGCATGGAGCGAATGCGCACCGCAATGTCCGACCTGGCTCATGGCGGCGAAGGAAGCGTGACCATCCTCTCCGGCCTAGCGCCCCTTTCTAGCAGCCTGCCTCAGGACATCGTCACCGTGCTTCAACAACACCAGTCACTCAAGATTCGACTGAAGCAGGCTGCGTCCACCGAAATGGTACGTCTTGTGCGCGAGGGGAGCGCTGACCTAGGCATCTGCTGGGATGCTGCCGACCTTTCCGAACTGGAGGCAATTCCCTATCGCGAAGACCATGCCTGCGTGGTGGTGCAGAACCGTCATCCACTCTCGCGGCGAAGCTCAGTCGCGTTCAGCGAGACCTTGGACTATGAGCACATTAGCGCAATGCCAGGCAGCATGATGGAAATCATGCTACGCCGGTATGCTGCGGTAACAGGCAAGAGCATTGCCGCCCACATCGAGGTGCAAAGCTTCGAGGCAGTGGTGCGCATTGCGGCGGCCGGGTTCGGGGTCGCAATCTTGACTGCGGAGGTCGCGGAGCCATTCGCGAGGGATCTTCCTGTCAAGCTCATACCTCTTTCGGATCAGTGGGCGCGGCGACGCTTCGTCATTTGCTTTCGAAAGGAGCCTTATGTATCTCGCGCTGCACTGCTGGTGGCAGAAGCGTTGCGGCAGCGGCTCACCGAGTAA